From the genome of Carassius gibelio isolate Cgi1373 ecotype wild population from Czech Republic chromosome A16, carGib1.2-hapl.c, whole genome shotgun sequence, one region includes:
- the LOC128030062 gene encoding rho guanine nucleotide exchange factor 2 isoform X2 — translation MSRVSDPSPKARQEKMKDVNVKNKEKERKAREKETKERESRYSNGHLFTSLSVSATTLCSACNKSITAKEALSCPTCNVTIHNRCRDTLANCAKMKQKQQKLALLRSTATLHNVALRSKNPILKERPSSAIYPSETLRQSFLGSRKGRSTLSLNKSVSTNNIAGSLNDDSPVGLRRILSHSTDSLNFRNRAMSMESLNDEGEMYYASMMEELEKDGKDFKVDSWSMAVDSSYLQSQRKDVIKRQDVIYELIQTELNHVRTLRIMEGVFRRGMLEEVLMEMGVVHAIFPCLDQLLSIHSSFLSQLLQRRNDSLAPSSARNFTIQKLGDILVEQFSGQNAEEMRKCYVEFCSRHLKAVKLYKELLARDKRFQQFIRRVSRGSLLRRHGVQECILLVTQRITKYPVLIKRILDNTKGNEEESKSLADSLTLIRELLCSVDQQVQELERAQRLQEIQSRLDPRAETKVKGGGVFGGGELLRRRLIHEGALLWKTAQGSRLKDVHVLLMTDILVFMQEKDQKFIFPCLDKPAVLCLQNLIVRDIANQQRGMFLISHSTPPEMYELHAASKEDRNTWMKIIQRTVSNCPSREDFPLIETEDKALLRRLRADIQQKDREVLELLQERVTLFSDLAEATGGQNVNVPTNSRNIFRADTPYAPQAEKLLNDAIVEVDRLSEVLLGSSIERPQSCRLNGESTEVQFTSKTTDKGTISVNGIREINSSSNKDRNGNQLQDKMLNEEVCQRLVNLSTQLHAVQAAVIKQDSFLEVYMQKDLCPATAAELEAGGPQGTRGDLAELQRKYNLLQGELIRLRAAQDKKGEKQLQELRLKDTMDTCDTLISQETAVQVDGKQEDSPRDLQDIPEESECGTEAHS, via the exons CTTGCAATGTGACCATCCACAACCGCTGCCGTGACACACTGGCCAATTGCGCCAAAATGAAACAGAAG CAACAGAAGCTGGCTCTGCTCAGGAGCACCGCGACTTTACATAATGTGGCCCTCCGCAGCAAAA ATCCAATATTGAAGGAGAGGCCGAGTTCAGCCATTTACCCATCAGAGACACTGAGACAGTCTTTCCTCGGTTCCCGCAAAGGACGCTCCACGCTGTCCCTCAACAAGAGCGTCTCCACCAACAACATTGCAGG AAGTCTGAATGATGATTCTCCTGTGGGACTGAGGCGGATTCTGTCTCACTCCACAGACTCTCTGAACTTCAGGAACAGAGCCATGTCCATGGAATCCCTTAATGATGAAG GAGAAATGTATTATGCGTCAATGATGGAGGAGCTAGAGAAGGATGGGAAGGATTTTAAAGTTGATTCCTGGAGTATGGCTGTGGACTCTTCTTATCTACAGTCTCAACGCAAAGATGTCATCAAGAGACAAGACGTCATATATG AGCTGATTCAGACGGAGCTGAACCACGTGCGTACGCTGCGGATCATGGAGGGGGTGTTTCGCAGAGGAATGCTGGAAGAGGTGTTGATGGAGATGGGCGTAGTTCACGCCATCTTTCCCTGCTTAGATCAGTTGTTGTCTATTCACTCCAGTTTCCTGAGCCAACTACTGCAGAGAAGAAACGATAGCCTGGCACCCAGCAGCGCCCGCAACTTCACTATCCAAAAGCTGGGAGATATACTGGTGGAGCAG TTCTCAGGACAGAATGCGGAAGAGATGAGGAAATGCTATGTTGAATTCTGCAGTCGACACTTGAAAGCTGTGAAACTCTATAAGGAGCTGTTGGCCCGTGACAAAAGGTTCCAGCAGTTCATACGG CGGGTGAGCAGAGGTTCTTTACTGCGTCGCCATGGTGTCCAAGAGTGCATCTTACTCGTCACTCAACGCATCACTAAATACCCTGTACTTATCAAGCGCATACTAGACAACACTAAAG GTAATGAAGAAGAGAGTAAATCTCTGGCTGACTCTCTGACGCTGATCCGGGAGCTGCTGTGTTCCGTGGATCAGCAGGTTCAAGAGTTAGAGCGAGCACAGCGTCTGCAGGAGATCCAGTCCCGTCTGGACCCACGCGCTGAGACGAAAGTTAAGGGTGGAGGAGTGTTTGGTGGAGGAGAGCTGCTGCGCCGTCGACTCATTCACGAGGGAGCACTGCTCTGGAAGACTGCTCAAGGCTCCAGACTCAAAG atGTGCATGTTTTGTTGATGACAGACATCCTGGTGTTCATGCAGGAAAAAGACCAGAAGTTTATTTTTCCCTGTCTG gACAAACCGGCAGTGCTGTGCCTTCAGAATTTGATAGTGAGAGATATAGCCAATCAGCAGCGAGGAATGTTCCTCATCAGTCACTCCACACCTCCAGAGATGTACGAGCTCCACGCCGCCTCCAAAGAGGATAGAAACACCTGGATGAAAATCATCCAGCGGACAGTGAGCAA CTGTCCATCAAGAGAGGACTTCCCTCTGATCGAAACTGAGGACAAAGCTTTGCTACGCCGACTCAGAG CTGATATCCAGCAGAAGGACCGTGAAGTTTTGGAGCTGCTACAGGAGCGTGTGACATTGTTCTCTGATTTGGCCGAGGCCACCGGAGGTCAGAACGTCAACGTTCCCACAAACTCCAGAAATATATTCAGAGCAGATACGCCCTACGCCCCCCAGGCGGAGAAGCTACTGAATGACGCCATTGTTGAGG TGGACAGACTGAGTGAAGTGCTGTTGGGTTCCAGCATCGAGCGTCCACAGTCCTGCAGATTGAACGGTGAATCGACCGAGGTACAATTCACCTCTAAAACAACAG ATAAAGGAACGATATCAGTTAACGGAATCCGTGAAATAAACAGTTCATCCAACAAG GACAGGAATGGGAACCAGCTGCAGGACAAGATGCTAAACGAG GAGGTGTGCCAAAGACTTGTGAACCTCAGCACTCAGCTTCATGCGGTACAG GCTGCAGTGATCAAGCAGGACTCGTTCCTGGAGGTGTACATGCAGAAGGACTTGTGTCCCGCTACAGCAGCAGAGCTGGAGGCCGGCGGTCCTCAGGGCACTCGAGGAGATCTGGCAGAGCTACAGCGCAAGTACAACCTCCTGCAGGGAGAATTGATCCGACTACGGGCCGCCCAGGACAAGAAGGGAGAAAAACAACTCCAAGAGCTGCGGCTTAAAGACACGATGGACACGTGTGACACCCTGATCTCACAGGAAACAGCAGTTCAGGTGGATGGCAAGCAGGAGGACAGTCCCAGAG ATCTGCAGGATATCCCAGAGGAGAGTGAGTGTGGGACAGAAGCTCACAGTTAA
- the LOC128030062 gene encoding rho guanine nucleotide exchange factor 2 isoform X1 produces the protein MSRVSDPSPKARQEKMKDVNVKNKEKERKAREKETKERESRYSNGHLFTSLSVSATTLCSACNKSITAKEALSCPTCNVTIHNRCRDTLANCAKMKQKQQKLALLRSTATLHNVALRSKNPILKERPSSAIYPSETLRQSFLGSRKGRSTLSLNKSVSTNNIAGSLNDDSPVGLRRILSHSTDSLNFRNRAMSMESLNDEGEMYYASMMEELEKDGKDFKVDSWSMAVDSSYLQSQRKDVIKRQDVIYELIQTELNHVRTLRIMEGVFRRGMLEEVLMEMGVVHAIFPCLDQLLSIHSSFLSQLLQRRNDSLAPSSARNFTIQKLGDILVEQFSGQNAEEMRKCYVEFCSRHLKAVKLYKELLARDKRFQQFIRRVSRGSLLRRHGVQECILLVTQRITKYPVLIKRILDNTKGNEEESKSLADSLTLIRELLCSVDQQVQELERAQRLQEIQSRLDPRAETKVKGGGVFGGGELLRRRLIHEGALLWKTAQGSRLKDVHVLLMTDILVFMQEKDQKFIFPCLDKPAVLCLQNLIVRDIANQQRGMFLISHSTPPEMYELHAASKEDRNTWMKIIQRTVSNCPSREDFPLIETEDKALLRRLRADIQQKDREVLELLQERVTLFSDLAEATGGQNVNVPTNSRNIFRADTPYAPQAEKLLNDAIVEVDRLSEVLLGSSIERPQSCRLNGESTEVQFTSKTTDKGTISVNGIREINSSSNKISQDRNGNQLQDKMLNEEVCQRLVNLSTQLHAVQAAVIKQDSFLEVYMQKDLCPATAAELEAGGPQGTRGDLAELQRKYNLLQGELIRLRAAQDKKGEKQLQELRLKDTMDTCDTLISQETAVQVDGKQEDSPRDLQDIPEESECGTEAHS, from the exons CTTGCAATGTGACCATCCACAACCGCTGCCGTGACACACTGGCCAATTGCGCCAAAATGAAACAGAAG CAACAGAAGCTGGCTCTGCTCAGGAGCACCGCGACTTTACATAATGTGGCCCTCCGCAGCAAAA ATCCAATATTGAAGGAGAGGCCGAGTTCAGCCATTTACCCATCAGAGACACTGAGACAGTCTTTCCTCGGTTCCCGCAAAGGACGCTCCACGCTGTCCCTCAACAAGAGCGTCTCCACCAACAACATTGCAGG AAGTCTGAATGATGATTCTCCTGTGGGACTGAGGCGGATTCTGTCTCACTCCACAGACTCTCTGAACTTCAGGAACAGAGCCATGTCCATGGAATCCCTTAATGATGAAG GAGAAATGTATTATGCGTCAATGATGGAGGAGCTAGAGAAGGATGGGAAGGATTTTAAAGTTGATTCCTGGAGTATGGCTGTGGACTCTTCTTATCTACAGTCTCAACGCAAAGATGTCATCAAGAGACAAGACGTCATATATG AGCTGATTCAGACGGAGCTGAACCACGTGCGTACGCTGCGGATCATGGAGGGGGTGTTTCGCAGAGGAATGCTGGAAGAGGTGTTGATGGAGATGGGCGTAGTTCACGCCATCTTTCCCTGCTTAGATCAGTTGTTGTCTATTCACTCCAGTTTCCTGAGCCAACTACTGCAGAGAAGAAACGATAGCCTGGCACCCAGCAGCGCCCGCAACTTCACTATCCAAAAGCTGGGAGATATACTGGTGGAGCAG TTCTCAGGACAGAATGCGGAAGAGATGAGGAAATGCTATGTTGAATTCTGCAGTCGACACTTGAAAGCTGTGAAACTCTATAAGGAGCTGTTGGCCCGTGACAAAAGGTTCCAGCAGTTCATACGG CGGGTGAGCAGAGGTTCTTTACTGCGTCGCCATGGTGTCCAAGAGTGCATCTTACTCGTCACTCAACGCATCACTAAATACCCTGTACTTATCAAGCGCATACTAGACAACACTAAAG GTAATGAAGAAGAGAGTAAATCTCTGGCTGACTCTCTGACGCTGATCCGGGAGCTGCTGTGTTCCGTGGATCAGCAGGTTCAAGAGTTAGAGCGAGCACAGCGTCTGCAGGAGATCCAGTCCCGTCTGGACCCACGCGCTGAGACGAAAGTTAAGGGTGGAGGAGTGTTTGGTGGAGGAGAGCTGCTGCGCCGTCGACTCATTCACGAGGGAGCACTGCTCTGGAAGACTGCTCAAGGCTCCAGACTCAAAG atGTGCATGTTTTGTTGATGACAGACATCCTGGTGTTCATGCAGGAAAAAGACCAGAAGTTTATTTTTCCCTGTCTG gACAAACCGGCAGTGCTGTGCCTTCAGAATTTGATAGTGAGAGATATAGCCAATCAGCAGCGAGGAATGTTCCTCATCAGTCACTCCACACCTCCAGAGATGTACGAGCTCCACGCCGCCTCCAAAGAGGATAGAAACACCTGGATGAAAATCATCCAGCGGACAGTGAGCAA CTGTCCATCAAGAGAGGACTTCCCTCTGATCGAAACTGAGGACAAAGCTTTGCTACGCCGACTCAGAG CTGATATCCAGCAGAAGGACCGTGAAGTTTTGGAGCTGCTACAGGAGCGTGTGACATTGTTCTCTGATTTGGCCGAGGCCACCGGAGGTCAGAACGTCAACGTTCCCACAAACTCCAGAAATATATTCAGAGCAGATACGCCCTACGCCCCCCAGGCGGAGAAGCTACTGAATGACGCCATTGTTGAGG TGGACAGACTGAGTGAAGTGCTGTTGGGTTCCAGCATCGAGCGTCCACAGTCCTGCAGATTGAACGGTGAATCGACCGAGGTACAATTCACCTCTAAAACAACAG ATAAAGGAACGATATCAGTTAACGGAATCCGTGAAATAAACAGTTCATCCAACAAG atttcACAGGACAGGAATGGGAACCAGCTGCAGGACAAGATGCTAAACGAG GAGGTGTGCCAAAGACTTGTGAACCTCAGCACTCAGCTTCATGCGGTACAG GCTGCAGTGATCAAGCAGGACTCGTTCCTGGAGGTGTACATGCAGAAGGACTTGTGTCCCGCTACAGCAGCAGAGCTGGAGGCCGGCGGTCCTCAGGGCACTCGAGGAGATCTGGCAGAGCTACAGCGCAAGTACAACCTCCTGCAGGGAGAATTGATCCGACTACGGGCCGCCCAGGACAAGAAGGGAGAAAAACAACTCCAAGAGCTGCGGCTTAAAGACACGATGGACACGTGTGACACCCTGATCTCACAGGAAACAGCAGTTCAGGTGGATGGCAAGCAGGAGGACAGTCCCAGAG ATCTGCAGGATATCCCAGAGGAGAGTGAGTGTGGGACAGAAGCTCACAGTTAA